A region of Streptomyces deccanensis DNA encodes the following proteins:
- a CDS encoding ABC transporter permease yields MVVPVVFFGLFFAHPVAAIVVRGLKADGSWDLGRIGEVLGDPGIRHVLWFTTWQALVSTALTLAIALPGAYVFARFDFRGKELLRAVVTVPFVLPTVVVGTAFLALVGRGGLFDELWGVRLDTTVWAILLAHVFFNYAVVVRTVGGLWAQLDPRQEEAARMLGASPLAAWRKVTLPALAPAVAAAALMVFLFTFTSFGVVQILGGPTFSTLEVEIYRQTSEIFDLTTAAVLTLVQFAAVGLILAVHAWTVRRRETALRLVDASLTARRPRGAGQWTLLGAVLATVVVLILLPLGVLVERSLDVPDFGSYKALTSDESGIFLVPPIEAVGNSLRYAAAATVIALLVGGLAAAALTRRAGRLVRGFDALLMLPLGVSAVTVGFGFLIALDEPPLDLRSSWILVPLAQALVGVPFVVRIMLPVLRAVDERLREAAAVLGASPWRVWREVDLPMVRRASLVAAGFAFAVSLGEFGATVFIARADNPTLPVAVARLLGRPGELNYGQAMALSTILMVVCAVALLVLERLRTDRTGEF; encoded by the coding sequence ATGGTGGTGCCCGTCGTCTTCTTCGGGCTGTTCTTCGCCCATCCCGTTGCGGCGATCGTCGTCCGGGGGCTGAAGGCCGACGGGAGCTGGGACCTCGGGCGGATCGGGGAGGTGCTGGGGGACCCGGGGATCCGGCACGTGCTGTGGTTCACCACCTGGCAGGCGCTCGTCTCGACCGCGCTCACGCTGGCGATCGCGCTCCCCGGCGCTTATGTGTTCGCGCGCTTCGATTTCAGGGGCAAGGAGCTCCTGCGGGCGGTCGTGACCGTGCCGTTCGTCCTGCCGACCGTGGTCGTCGGAACGGCTTTCCTGGCACTGGTCGGGCGCGGCGGGCTCTTCGACGAGCTGTGGGGCGTACGGCTCGACACGACGGTCTGGGCGATTCTCCTCGCTCATGTGTTCTTCAACTACGCGGTCGTCGTACGGACCGTCGGCGGCCTCTGGGCTCAGCTCGACCCCCGGCAGGAGGAAGCCGCGCGGATGCTCGGCGCTTCCCCGCTCGCGGCCTGGCGCAAGGTGACCCTCCCCGCTCTCGCGCCCGCCGTGGCCGCCGCCGCGCTGATGGTCTTCCTCTTCACCTTCACCTCGTTCGGGGTGGTGCAGATCCTCGGCGGGCCGACCTTCTCCACGCTCGAAGTCGAGATCTACCGCCAGACCTCGGAGATCTTCGACCTGACCACCGCCGCCGTGCTGACGCTGGTGCAGTTCGCCGCGGTCGGGCTGATCCTCGCCGTGCACGCGTGGACCGTACGGCGGCGGGAGACCGCGCTGCGCCTGGTGGACGCCTCGCTCACCGCCCGACGGCCGCGCGGGGCCGGGCAGTGGACCCTGCTGGGCGCGGTCCTCGCGACCGTCGTCGTACTGATCCTGCTGCCGTTGGGCGTGCTGGTGGAGCGGTCGCTAGACGTACCAGACTTCGGCTCCTACAAGGCGCTGACCAGCGACGAGAGCGGGATCTTCCTGGTCCCGCCGATCGAGGCCGTCGGGAACTCGCTCCGCTACGCGGCCGCCGCGACCGTCATCGCCCTGCTCGTCGGCGGACTCGCCGCCGCCGCGCTCACCCGGCGCGCCGGACGGCTCGTCCGGGGCTTCGACGCGCTGCTGATGCTGCCGCTCGGGGTGTCCGCGGTGACGGTCGGCTTCGGGTTCCTGATCGCACTGGACGAGCCGCCGCTGGACCTGCGGTCGTCCTGGATCCTGGTACCGCTCGCCCAGGCCTTGGTCGGCGTGCCCTTCGTCGTACGGATCATGCTGCCCGTGCTCCGCGCGGTGGACGAACGGCTGCGGGAGGCCGCGGCCGTGCTCGGGGCGTCGCCGTGGCGGGTGTGGCGCGAGGTCGATCTGCCCATGGTGCGGCGGGCGTCGCTGGTCGCGGCCGGGTTCGCCTTCGCCGTCTCGCTCGGGGAGTTCGGGGCGACCGTGTTCATCGCGCGCGCCGACAACCCGACGCTGCCGGTCGCCGTGGCACGGCTGCTCGGACGGCCCGGTGAGCTCAACTACGGCCAGGCGATGGCCCTTTCGACGATTCTGATGGTGGTGTGCGCGGTGGCCCTGCTGGTGCTGGAGCGCCTCCGTACCGATCGCACGGGGGAGTTCTGA
- a CDS encoding phosphatidate cytidylyltransferase, whose amino-acid sequence MNDSSWGAPPQAGYWAPTDRGPVQGHAPAGPPYDAPEAQQTRPMPIVPDVPAHGGNQDDDRGAARQAGPPFRDEMPSAQPPGAAPQKPEPMPDAPQPAPQKKSAGRDLGAAIGVGVALGAVIVASLFIVKAAFVGVIAVAVVVGLWELTSRLQERKGIKAPLVPLAVGGAAMVVAGYVRGPEGAWVAMALTALAVLVWRMTEPPENYLKDVTAGVFAAFYVPFLATFVALMLTADDGPQRVLLYLVLTIVSDTGAYAVGWRFGRHKLAPRISPGKTREGLLGAIAFAMVAGALLMQFVIDDGAWWQGLLLGLAVAASATLGDLGESMIKRDLGIKDMGTLLPGHGGIMDRLDSLLPTAPVVWLLLVLFVGSG is encoded by the coding sequence ATGAACGACTCTTCCTGGGGGGCGCCGCCACAAGCCGGGTACTGGGCGCCGACCGACCGGGGACCTGTCCAGGGGCATGCCCCGGCGGGTCCCCCGTACGATGCGCCTGAGGCCCAGCAGACTCGCCCCATGCCCATCGTGCCCGATGTACCCGCGCATGGCGGGAACCAGGACGACGACCGGGGGGCCGCTCGGCAGGCCGGCCCCCCGTTCCGCGACGAGATGCCGTCGGCGCAGCCCCCCGGGGCTGCGCCGCAGAAGCCGGAGCCCATGCCCGACGCCCCACAGCCCGCCCCGCAGAAGAAGAGCGCGGGCCGTGACCTGGGTGCCGCCATAGGGGTCGGCGTCGCGCTCGGGGCTGTCATCGTCGCGTCCCTGTTCATCGTCAAGGCCGCGTTCGTCGGCGTGATAGCGGTCGCCGTGGTGGTCGGGCTGTGGGAGCTCACCTCGCGCCTGCAGGAACGCAAGGGCATCAAGGCGCCGCTCGTACCGCTCGCGGTCGGCGGGGCCGCGATGGTCGTCGCCGGGTACGTCCGCGGGCCCGAGGGGGCCTGGGTGGCCATGGCGCTCACGGCGCTCGCCGTCCTGGTCTGGCGGATGACCGAACCGCCGGAGAACTACCTCAAGGACGTCACGGCGGGGGTCTTCGCGGCCTTCTACGTGCCGTTCCTGGCCACGTTCGTCGCGCTCATGCTCACCGCCGACGACGGGCCGCAGCGGGTCCTGCTGTATCTGGTCCTGACCATCGTCAGCGACACGGGGGCGTACGCCGTCGGCTGGCGCTTCGGCAGACACAAGCTCGCACCCCGCATCAGCCCCGGCAAGACCCGCGAGGGGCTGCTCGGCGCGATCGCCTTCGCCATGGTCGCGGGCGCGCTGCTCATGCAGTTCGTCATCGACGACGGCGCCTGGTGGCAGGGCCTGCTCCTCGGTCTCGCCGTCGCGGCCAGCGCCACGCTGGGCGACCTCGGCGAGTCCATGATCAAGCGGGACCTCGGCATCAAGGACATGGGCACGCTCCTGCCGGGCCACGGCGGCATCATGGACCGCCTGGACTCCCTCCTGCCGACGGCACCCGTGGTGTGGCTGCTGCTGGTGCTGTTCGTGGGATCCGGCTGA
- a CDS encoding ABC transporter ATP-binding protein — protein MLLRLEGATVRFDGRPVLDGVDLEVAEYEIVCVLGPSGSGKSTLLRVVAGLQPLDDGRVSLDGRDQRGVPAHKRGIGLMFQDHQLFPQRDVAGNVAFGPRMHGATKDERALRVRELLELVGLPGAGRRPVGELSGGEQQRVALARALAPSPRLLMLDEPLGQLDRSLRERLVVELRGLFGELGTTVLAVTHDQGEAFALADRVVVMRDGRIAQSGTPLEVWRRPVDEFVARFLGFDNVVEATVTGQAAETVWGKVPVPEGSPQGACALLVRPAGVRLVDAAGGLRCTVAARTFRGTHVALHLQPEGAPRLEAACALRDAPEPGEDVGVSFDEAEIVVLGAGPAA, from the coding sequence ATGTTGCTCAGGCTGGAGGGCGCGACCGTACGGTTCGACGGTCGGCCCGTGCTCGACGGGGTCGATCTGGAGGTCGCCGAGTACGAGATCGTGTGTGTGCTGGGGCCCAGCGGCAGCGGCAAGTCGACGCTGCTGCGGGTGGTCGCCGGGCTGCAACCCCTCGACGACGGACGGGTGTCGCTCGACGGGCGGGACCAGCGCGGCGTGCCCGCCCACAAGCGGGGTATCGGTCTGATGTTCCAGGACCACCAGCTCTTCCCCCAGCGGGACGTGGCCGGCAACGTCGCTTTCGGGCCCCGTATGCACGGCGCGACGAAGGACGAACGGGCCCTACGCGTACGGGAGTTGCTGGAGCTGGTGGGACTGCCCGGGGCCGGGCGGCGGCCTGTCGGTGAGCTGTCCGGCGGTGAGCAGCAGCGGGTCGCGCTGGCGCGAGCCCTCGCGCCGAGCCCCCGGCTGCTGATGCTCGACGAGCCCCTCGGCCAGCTGGACCGGTCGCTGCGGGAGCGTCTGGTCGTCGAACTCCGGGGACTGTTCGGGGAGTTGGGGACGACCGTGCTGGCGGTCACGCACGATCAGGGCGAGGCGTTCGCGCTGGCCGACCGGGTGGTGGTGATGCGGGACGGGCGGATTGCCCAGTCCGGTACGCCGCTCGAGGTGTGGCGGCGGCCCGTGGACGAGTTCGTGGCCCGCTTCCTCGGCTTCGACAACGTGGTGGAGGCGACGGTGACCGGGCAGGCGGCGGAGACGGTGTGGGGCAAGGTGCCGGTGCCGGAGGGCTCGCCGCAGGGGGCGTGCGCGCTGCTCGTGCGGCCCGCCGGCGTACGGCTGGTGGACGCGGCCGGCGGGCTGCGCTGCACGGTGGCCGCGCGCACGTTCCGGGGCACGCATGTCGCCCTGCACCTCCAGCCGGAGGGCGCGCCGCGACTGGAGGCGGCGTGCGCGCTGCGGGACGCGCCGGAGCCCGGGGAGGACGTCGGTGTGAGCTTCGACGAAGCCGAAATCGTGGTGCTGGGAGCCGGTCCCGCCGCATAA
- a CDS encoding thiamine ABC transporter substrate-binding protein: protein MHIRTFVAAAVGLGLVTLSACGSSSDSTGSSGSKTVTLVSHGSFAYSKDVLKAFEKESGYNVKILKSGDAGQAVNQAILTKDNPQGDVFFGVDNTLLSRALDNGLFQPYEAKGLDKVGAEYQVDKDEHRVTPIDSGDICVNYDKAYFSEKKIEPPRTYADLIKPEYKDLLVTENASTSSPGLGFLLGSAAEFGDGGWEGYWEKLKANGVKVVDGWEQAYYQEFSGSTDGKKAGGDRPLVVSYASSPPAEVVYADPRPKTAPTGVAEGTCFRQIEFAGLLSNAKNAEGGKALIDFLISKRFQEDMPLNMFVYPVVEGASVPAEFTEYGPAAKDPETMAPEKIAENRDQWVKSWTSLVLK from the coding sequence GTGCACATCAGAACGTTCGTCGCCGCGGCCGTCGGCCTCGGGCTCGTCACCCTGTCCGCGTGCGGCTCGTCCTCGGACTCCACCGGCTCCAGCGGCTCCAAGACCGTCACCCTCGTCAGCCACGGCTCCTTCGCCTACTCCAAGGACGTGCTGAAGGCGTTCGAGAAGGAGTCCGGGTACAACGTCAAGATCCTCAAGAGCGGGGACGCGGGGCAGGCCGTCAACCAGGCCATCCTGACCAAGGACAACCCGCAGGGCGACGTCTTCTTCGGCGTCGACAACACCCTGCTCTCCCGCGCGCTCGACAACGGCCTCTTCCAGCCGTACGAGGCGAAGGGGCTCGACAAGGTCGGCGCCGAGTACCAGGTGGACAAGGACGAGCACCGGGTGACGCCCATCGACTCCGGTGACATCTGCGTCAACTACGACAAGGCGTACTTCAGCGAGAAGAAGATCGAGCCGCCCAGGACCTACGCCGATCTGATCAAGCCCGAGTACAAGGATCTGCTCGTCACCGAGAACGCCTCCACCTCCTCGCCGGGGCTCGGATTCCTGCTCGGTTCGGCCGCCGAGTTCGGCGACGGCGGCTGGGAGGGCTACTGGGAGAAGCTCAAGGCCAACGGTGTGAAGGTCGTCGACGGCTGGGAGCAGGCGTACTACCAGGAGTTCTCCGGGTCGACGGACGGCAAGAAGGCCGGTGGTGACCGGCCGCTCGTCGTGTCGTACGCGTCCTCGCCGCCCGCCGAGGTCGTCTACGCGGACCCGCGGCCCAAGACCGCGCCGACCGGCGTCGCCGAGGGCACCTGCTTCCGGCAGATCGAGTTCGCGGGGCTGCTGAGCAACGCGAAGAACGCCGAGGGCGGCAAGGCGCTGATCGACTTCCTGATCTCGAAGCGGTTCCAGGAGGACATGCCGCTCAACATGTTCGTGTACCCGGTGGTCGAGGGGGCGTCCGTGCCCGCCGAGTTCACCGAGTACGGGCCCGCGGCGAAGGACCCCGAGACCATGGCACCGGAGAAGATCGCCGAGAACCGTGACCAGTGGGTCAAGTCGTGGACCTCGCTCGTACTGAAGTAG
- the tsf gene encoding translation elongation factor Ts: protein MANYTAADVKKLRELTGAGMMDCKKALDEAEGNVDKAVEALRIKGQKGVAKREGRSAENGAVVSVIADDNTSGVLVELKCETDFVAKGEKFQAAANAIAAHVAATSPADLDALLASEIEAGKTVQAYVDEANANLGEKIVLDRFAQFADGFVFAYMHRTMPDLPPQIGVLVELDKADADLAKGIAQHIAAFAPKYLSKEDVPAEVVESERRVAEETTRAEGKPEAALPKIVEGRLNGFFKDATLLGQPYALDNKKSVQKVLDEAGVTLKRFTRIKVGI, encoded by the coding sequence ATGGCGAACTACACCGCCGCCGACGTCAAGAAGCTCCGCGAGCTCACCGGCGCCGGCATGATGGACTGCAAGAAGGCGCTGGACGAGGCCGAGGGCAACGTCGACAAGGCCGTCGAGGCCCTGCGCATCAAGGGCCAGAAGGGCGTCGCCAAGCGCGAGGGCCGCTCCGCCGAGAACGGCGCCGTGGTCTCCGTCATCGCCGACGACAACACCTCCGGTGTCCTCGTCGAGCTGAAGTGCGAGACGGACTTCGTCGCCAAGGGCGAGAAGTTCCAGGCCGCCGCGAACGCCATCGCCGCCCACGTCGCCGCGACCTCCCCGGCCGACCTCGACGCCCTGCTCGCCTCCGAGATCGAGGCCGGCAAGACCGTCCAGGCGTACGTCGACGAGGCCAACGCCAACCTCGGCGAGAAGATCGTCCTCGACCGCTTCGCGCAGTTCGCCGACGGCTTCGTCTTCGCCTACATGCACCGCACCATGCCCGACCTGCCCCCGCAGATCGGTGTCCTGGTCGAGCTGGACAAGGCCGACGCCGACCTCGCCAAGGGCATCGCCCAGCACATCGCCGCCTTCGCGCCGAAGTACCTCTCCAAGGAGGACGTGCCGGCCGAGGTCGTCGAGTCCGAGCGCCGCGTCGCCGAGGAGACCACCCGCGCCGAGGGCAAGCCCGAGGCCGCCCTGCCGAAGATCGTCGAGGGTCGCCTCAACGGCTTCTTCAAGGACGCCACGCTGCTCGGCCAGCCCTACGCGCTGGACAACAAGAAGTCCGTCCAGAAGGTCCTGGACGAGGCCGGTGTCACCCTGAAGCGCTTCACGCGCATCAAGGTCGGCATCTGA
- the frr gene encoding ribosome recycling factor, which translates to MIEETLLEAEEKMEKAVVVAKDDFAAIRTGRAHPAMFNKIVADYYGALTPINQLASFSVPEPRMAVVTPFDKTALRNIEQAIRDSDLGVNPSNDGNIIRVVFPELTEERRRDYIKVAKSKAEDSKVSIRSVRRKAKDAIDKLVKDGEVGEDEGRRAEKELDDTTAKYVAQVDELLKHKEAELLEV; encoded by the coding sequence GTGATCGAAGAGACCCTCCTCGAGGCCGAGGAGAAGATGGAGAAGGCCGTCGTGGTCGCCAAGGACGACTTCGCCGCGATCCGCACCGGTCGTGCGCACCCGGCGATGTTCAACAAGATCGTGGCCGACTACTACGGCGCGCTGACGCCGATCAACCAGCTCGCCTCGTTCTCGGTGCCGGAGCCGCGCATGGCCGTGGTGACCCCGTTCGACAAGACCGCCCTGCGCAACATCGAGCAGGCGATCCGCGACTCCGACCTCGGCGTCAACCCGAGCAACGACGGCAACATCATCCGGGTGGTGTTCCCCGAGCTGACCGAGGAGCGCCGCCGCGACTACATCAAGGTCGCCAAGAGCAAGGCGGAGGACTCCAAGGTGTCCATCCGCTCGGTCCGTCGCAAGGCCAAGGACGCGATCGACAAGCTCGTCAAGGACGGCGAGGTCGGCGAGGACGAGGGCCGCCGTGCGGAGAAGGAGCTCGACGACACCACCGCGAAGTACGTGGCCCAGGTGGACGAGCTGCTCAAGCACAAGGAAGCGGAGCTCCTCGAGGTCTGA
- the pyrH gene encoding UMP kinase: MTTKPQKSDDGKLSGRFLLKLSGEAFSGGGGLGVDPDVVHAIAREIAAVVRDGAEIAVVIGGGNFFRGAELQQRGMDRARSDYMGMLGTVMNCLALQDFLEKEGIDSRVQTAITMGQVAEPYIPLRAVRHLEKGRVVIFGAGMGMPYFSTDTTAAQRALEIDAEALLMGKNGVDGVYDSDPKTNPDAVKFDSLGYGEVITRELKVADATAITLCRDNKLPILVFELLKEGNIARAVKGEKIGTLVGDQGSRA, from the coding sequence ATGACCACCAAGCCCCAGAAGAGCGACGACGGCAAATTGAGCGGCCGGTTTCTGCTGAAGCTGTCCGGAGAGGCGTTCTCCGGGGGCGGTGGCCTCGGCGTCGACCCCGACGTGGTGCACGCGATCGCCCGGGAGATCGCGGCGGTCGTACGCGACGGCGCGGAGATCGCCGTCGTCATCGGCGGCGGCAACTTCTTCCGCGGCGCCGAACTCCAGCAGCGCGGCATGGACCGGGCCCGCTCCGACTACATGGGCATGCTCGGCACGGTCATGAACTGCCTCGCCCTCCAGGACTTCCTGGAGAAGGAGGGCATCGACAGCCGCGTCCAGACCGCCATCACCATGGGCCAGGTCGCCGAGCCGTACATCCCGCTGCGCGCCGTGCGCCACCTGGAGAAGGGCCGTGTGGTCATCTTCGGCGCCGGTATGGGGATGCCCTACTTCTCCACCGACACCACCGCCGCCCAGCGCGCCCTGGAGATCGACGCCGAGGCGCTGCTGATGGGCAAGAACGGTGTGGACGGGGTCTACGACTCCGACCCCAAGACCAACCCGGACGCGGTCAAGTTCGACTCCCTCGGCTACGGCGAGGTCATCACCCGCGAGTTGAAGGTCGCCGACGCCACCGCGATCACGCTCTGCCGTGACAACAAGCTCCCGATCCTCGTGTTCGAGCTTCTCAAGGAGGGCAATATCGCGCGGGCCGTCAAGGGTGAGAAGATCGGCACTCTCGTGGGTGATCAGGGAAGCCGGGCCTGA
- the rlmN gene encoding 23S rRNA (adenine(2503)-C(2))-methyltransferase RlmN → MPKPGELTFVAPRGAKKPPRHLADLSPVERKEAVAAIGEKPFRAKQLSQHYFARYAHDPEQWTDIPAGARTKLQEALLPELMTVVRHLSTDQETTRKTLWRLFDGTLVESVLMRYPDRVTMCISSQAGCGMNCPFCATGQAGLDRNLSTAEIVHQIVDGMRALRDGEIPGGPARLSNIVFMGMGEPLANYNRVVGAIRRLTDPEPDGLGLSQRGITVSTVGLVPAIHRFSDEGFKCRLAISLHAPDDELRDTLVPVNTRWKVREVLDAGWEYAARSGRRLSIEYALIRDINDQAWRGDRLGRLLKGKPVHVNLIPLNPTPGSKWTASRPEDEKAFVEAIAAHGVPVTVRDTRGQEIDGACGQLAATER, encoded by the coding sequence ATGCCTAAGCCCGGAGAACTCACATTCGTCGCCCCCCGCGGAGCCAAGAAGCCGCCGCGGCATCTTGCTGATCTTTCGCCTGTGGAGCGGAAGGAGGCTGTTGCCGCGATCGGGGAGAAGCCGTTTCGCGCCAAGCAGCTGTCGCAGCACTACTTCGCGCGGTACGCGCACGACCCGGAGCAGTGGACCGACATCCCCGCCGGTGCGCGGACGAAGCTCCAGGAGGCGTTGCTTCCGGAGCTGATGACGGTCGTACGGCATCTGTCGACGGACCAGGAGACCACGCGGAAGACGCTGTGGCGGCTGTTCGACGGGACGCTCGTCGAGTCGGTGCTGATGCGGTACCCGGACCGGGTCACCATGTGCATCAGCTCGCAGGCCGGCTGCGGGATGAACTGCCCGTTCTGTGCCACCGGGCAGGCCGGGCTCGACCGGAACCTGTCCACCGCCGAGATCGTCCATCAGATCGTCGACGGGATGCGGGCGCTCAGGGACGGGGAGATCCCCGGCGGGCCCGCGCGGCTCTCCAACATCGTCTTCATGGGGATGGGCGAGCCGCTCGCCAACTACAACCGGGTCGTCGGGGCCATCCGCCGGCTCACCGATCCGGAGCCGGACGGGCTCGGGCTGTCGCAGCGCGGGATCACCGTGTCGACGGTCGGGCTGGTGCCCGCCATCCACCGGTTCTCCGACGAGGGCTTCAAGTGCCGGCTCGCCATCTCCCTGCACGCCCCGGACGACGAACTGCGTGACACGCTCGTCCCCGTGAACACCCGGTGGAAGGTGCGCGAGGTCCTGGACGCCGGGTGGGAGTACGCGGCCAGGTCCGGGCGTCGGCTGTCCATCGAGTACGCGCTGATCCGGGACATCAACGACCAGGCGTGGCGCGGTGACCGACTGGGGCGGCTGCTCAAGGGCAAGCCGGTCCATGTGAACCTGATCCCGCTGAACCCGACGCCGGGTTCGAAGTGGACCGCGTCGCGGCCCGAGGACGAGAAGGCGTTCGTGGAAGCCATCGCCGCCCACGGCGTGCCGGTGACCGTCCGGGACACCCGGGGGCAGGAGATCGACGGGGCGTGCGGTCAGCTGGCGGCCACCGAGCGGTAG